In Citrobacter sp. RHB25-C09, the following proteins share a genomic window:
- a CDS encoding LuxR C-terminal-related transcriptional regulator: MGLDAKLKNLTCSSCTLHCKIMPEKSPRLQYCANACFCMWPEESVYFNKGVIEGILNNNHNARLSGYIFVDFSISFLRLFLDKEWIEYLASTRMGIILISDRNMQSLANYWRKNHSAISAIIYHDDGLDVANEKIRQVFIGRLLSFTKGNTLTQMEFTILGHMVAGSNPHQIAQALNMDIRSVYAYKQRIEKRMGGRINSLFIHSHPVTDEKTSLPLLMKDADGMAMHLQRRR, translated from the coding sequence TTACATGCAGCAGTTGTACTTTGCACTGTAAAATAATGCCGGAAAAATCGCCTCGCTTACAGTATTGTGCCAATGCCTGTTTTTGCATGTGGCCAGAAGAAAGCGTTTATTTTAACAAAGGTGTGATCGAAGGGATTTTAAATAATAACCACAACGCCAGATTGAGTGGTTATATTTTTGTGGATTTTTCTATCAGCTTTTTACGCCTGTTTCTGGATAAAGAGTGGATAGAATACCTTGCCAGCACACGCATGGGCATTATTCTGATTAGCGACCGAAATATGCAGTCGTTGGCGAATTATTGGCGTAAAAACCATTCCGCCATTTCTGCCATCATTTACCATGATGACGGTCTGGACGTCGCCAATGAGAAGATCCGCCAGGTGTTTATCGGGCGACTCTTGTCGTTTACCAAAGGTAATACGCTGACGCAGATGGAATTCACCATTCTGGGGCATATGGTCGCGGGCAGTAATCCGCACCAGATAGCGCAGGCGTTGAATATGGATATTCGCAGCGTCTATGCCTACAAGCAACGCATCGAGAAGCGTATGGGCGGACGAATCAATTCGTTGTTCATTCACTCTCACCCCGTTACGGATGAGAAAACATCTCTTCCGTTACTGATGAAAGATGCTGACGGGATGGCAATGCATTTGCAAAGACGCAGATGA
- the rcnR gene encoding Ni(II)/Co(II)-binding transcriptional repressor RcnR, with product MSHTIRDKQKLKARTSKIQGQVVALKKMLDEPHECAAVLQQIAAIRGAVNGLMREVIKGHLTEHIVHQNDEARREEDLDVILKVLDSYIK from the coding sequence ATGTCACACACAATCCGGGACAAACAAAAGCTCAAAGCCCGGACCAGCAAAATCCAGGGGCAGGTTGTCGCGCTGAAAAAAATGCTCGATGAACCTCATGAGTGCGCGGCTGTTCTGCAACAGATAGCGGCAATTCGTGGTGCGGTAAATGGTTTAATGCGGGAAGTGATCAAAGGGCATCTGACAGAGCACATCGTCCATCAAAATGATGAAGCGCGGCGGGAAGAGGATCTGGATGTGATCCTTAAGGTGTTGGATTCCTATATAAAATAG